The following proteins come from a genomic window of Montipora foliosa isolate CH-2021 chromosome 2, ASM3666993v2, whole genome shotgun sequence:
- the LOC137991796 gene encoding uncharacterized protein has product MLPMLSATGTYNYALAKWLDAMLKPLSVNEHTITDIFAFTNEIRGVKINPGEILVSYDVSSLFTNVPLDETIDILARKAFENNWFNDTYDLNLTRTDLVNLLHVATKEQLFQFDGALYEQTNGVAMGSPLGPLLANVFMCSIEGSLKSQRKLPEFYRRYVDDNLVRMPDLAAATQFLDTLNHAHSAVSFTMEVEEKGMLPFLGVQFLNRAPCVETKVYVKPTNTGLLLHYHSRVDSRYKHGLLITMLDRAHRLSSSWAHFSEECERLREVSVS; this is encoded by the coding sequence ATGCTTCCTATGTTATCTGCTACCGGCACTTACAACTACGCCCTTGCTAAATGGCTTGATGCTATGCTTAAGCCCTTGTCGGTAAACGAACATACCATCACTGATATCTTTGCCTTCACAAATGAAATTCGTGGAGTTAAGATAAACCCGGGAGAAATCTTGGTCTCTTATGACGTCTCATCGCTCTTCACCAATGTACCCTTAGACGAAACAATTGACATCCTGGCACGGAAAGCTTTCGAGAACAACTGGTTCAACGACACGTATGATCTAAACTTGACCAGAACTGATCTCGTTAATCTTCTGCACGTTGCTACAAAGGAGCAGCTGTTTCAGTTCGACGGGGCCCTATACGAACAGACCAATGGAGTAGCTATGGGGTCTCCTCTTGGACCCCTTTTGGCTAATGTATTTATGTGCTCTATTGAAGGGTCCCTAAAAAGTCAAAGAAAACTCCCAGAATTTTACCGCCGCTACGTAGACGACAATCTAGTCAGGATGCCGGATCTGGCAGCGGCTACACAATTTTTGGATACTCTGAACCACGCTCATAGCGCCGTGAGCTTCACTATGGAGGTAGAGGAAAAAGGGATGCTCCCTTTCCTTGGGGTGCAGTTTTTAAACCGCGCaccatgtgttgaaacaaaggtttacgtTAAGCCGACAAACACAGGGCTACTCCTGCACTATCATAGCCGTGTGGACAGCCGCTACAAGCATGGCTTACTCATCACTATGCTTGATCGTGCGCACCGGCTATCATCATCTTGGGCGCATTTTTCAGAAGAGTGTGAACGTCTGAGAGAAGTTTCCGTAAGCTGA